The following proteins come from a genomic window of Musa acuminata AAA Group cultivar baxijiao chromosome BXJ1-7, Cavendish_Baxijiao_AAA, whole genome shotgun sequence:
- the LOC135679495 gene encoding probable protein phosphatase 2C 52 isoform X2 codes for MMVDSGLAVEPGAATDLTPKKERVGNGDYASGRWKSEDGSLTCGYSSFRGKRVSMEDCYDLKSAKIDGQTIYLFGIFDGHGGSRAAEYLKEHLFDNLTRHPKFMTHTKLAISETYRRTDSDFLAAESNTSRDDGSTASTAVLIGKRLYVANVGDSRAVISKTGKAIPLSDDQKPNRSDERKRIEDAGGVVMWAGTWRVGGILAMSRAFGNRLLKQFVVAEPEIQEQVVDEELEFLVLASDGLWDVVTNEEIYTILGRASVADRCCKVSVLDIMK; via the exons ATGATGGTGGATTCTGGTCTAGCTGTGGAGCCTGGAGCTGCCACTGATTTAACACCCAAAAAGGAACGTGTCGGCAATGGTGATTATGCTAGTGGAAGATGGAAAAG TGAGGATGGAAGTTTAACTTGTGGATACTCCAGCTTCAGGGGAAAAAGAGTGAGCATGGAGGACTGCTATGATCTAAAATCAGCTAAGATTGATGGACAGACAATTTATCTTTTTGGAATATTTGATG GGCATGGTGGTTCACGTGCTGCTGAGTATTTGAAGGAGCACTTGTTTGACAACCTTACAAGACATCCAAAGTTCATGACACACACAAAACTTGCAATAA GTGAAACATATCGTAGAACTGATTCAGACTTTCTAGCTGCTGAAAGCAATACTTCCAGAGATGATGGTTCTACAGCATCTACAGCTGTTCTGATAGGCAAGCGCTTATATGTAGCTAATGTTGGAGATTCACGTGCTGTGATATCAAAGACAGGAAAAG CAATCCCTCTCTCTGATGATCAGAAGCCAAACAGAAGTGATGAACGCAAGAGAATTGAGGATGCTGGAGGAGTTGTCATGTGGGCTG GTACTTGGAGAGTTGGAGGCATATTGGCAATGTCACGAGCGTTTGGTAACCGCCTTCTGAAACAATTTGTTGTAGCAGAGCCTGAGATTCAG GAACAAGTGGTGGATGAAGAATTGGAATTTCTGGTTTTGGCCAGTGATGGGCTGTGGGATGTGGTAACAAACgag GAGATTTATACTATTCTTGGAAGGGCCTCAGTTGCTGATAGGTGCTGTAAAGTTTCGGTTCTTGACATCATGAAGTAG
- the LOC135679495 gene encoding probable protein phosphatase 2C 52 isoform X1: MMVDSGLAVEPGAATDLTPKKERVGNGDYASGRWKSEDGSLTCGYSSFRGKRVSMEDCYDLKSAKIDGQTIYLFGIFDGHGGSRAAEYLKEHLFDNLTRHPKFMTHTKLAISETYRRTDSDFLAAESNTSRDDGSTASTAVLIGKRLYVANVGDSRAVISKTGKAIPLSDDQKPNRSDERKRIEDAGGVVMWAGTWRVGGILAMSRAFGNRLLKQFVVAEPEIQEQVVDEELEFLVLASDGLWDVVTNEDAVSLVRVEDEPEAAARKLTETAFSCGSADNITCIVVRFHQENLDGESPPPAGTLD, encoded by the exons ATGATGGTGGATTCTGGTCTAGCTGTGGAGCCTGGAGCTGCCACTGATTTAACACCCAAAAAGGAACGTGTCGGCAATGGTGATTATGCTAGTGGAAGATGGAAAAG TGAGGATGGAAGTTTAACTTGTGGATACTCCAGCTTCAGGGGAAAAAGAGTGAGCATGGAGGACTGCTATGATCTAAAATCAGCTAAGATTGATGGACAGACAATTTATCTTTTTGGAATATTTGATG GGCATGGTGGTTCACGTGCTGCTGAGTATTTGAAGGAGCACTTGTTTGACAACCTTACAAGACATCCAAAGTTCATGACACACACAAAACTTGCAATAA GTGAAACATATCGTAGAACTGATTCAGACTTTCTAGCTGCTGAAAGCAATACTTCCAGAGATGATGGTTCTACAGCATCTACAGCTGTTCTGATAGGCAAGCGCTTATATGTAGCTAATGTTGGAGATTCACGTGCTGTGATATCAAAGACAGGAAAAG CAATCCCTCTCTCTGATGATCAGAAGCCAAACAGAAGTGATGAACGCAAGAGAATTGAGGATGCTGGAGGAGTTGTCATGTGGGCTG GTACTTGGAGAGTTGGAGGCATATTGGCAATGTCACGAGCGTTTGGTAACCGCCTTCTGAAACAATTTGTTGTAGCAGAGCCTGAGATTCAG GAACAAGTGGTGGATGAAGAATTGGAATTTCTGGTTTTGGCCAGTGATGGGCTGTGGGATGTGGTAACAAACgag GATGCTGTTTCGCTTGTGAGAGTGGAAGACGAACCTGAGGCTGCAGCTCGCAAGTTAACAGAGACTGCCTTCTCTTGTGGCAGTGCAGACAACATCACATGCATCGTAGTCAGATTCCATCAGGAAAATCTTGACGGGGAATCTCCACCTCCAGCAGGAACACTAGATTGA